DNA from Acidimicrobiales bacterium:
GAGCTGGTCGTGCGCGAACGCGTTCATGACCAGCGCCAGTGACGACGGGATCAACGCAGCGGCGCCTGCGGCTTGGAGGATCCGGAACACGACGAGGACCTCGACGGTCGGAGCCAGCCCGCAGGTCATGGATGCCAACGTGAACACGGTCGAACCAGCCAGGAAGACGCGCCGATGACCGATCCGATCCGCCAGCTTCCCCGCCGGGATGAGAAGAGCGGCGAACACGATCGTGTACGCGTTCAGCACCCACGCCAGCTGCGACGGACCCGAGTCCGAGAACGAGGCGGTGATGTCAGGGAACGCGACGTAGAGGATCGTCGTGTCGAGGAACGTCGCGAGCGTGGCGAGTGACGCGATGGTCAGCGTGCGGCGGGAGTGGTCGAACACGGTGCGCTCAGCCCTGCGTCATGAGACGCGTCTGGAACGACTCGGCGACCAACGTGCCGTCACGCCGTGCAATCCGGCCGTGCTCGGTGGCGAGGCCCGCCGAGCTGGTCTCGATCTCGAACGCGCCGGTGAGCCAGTCACCGTCGTCCAGGCTCACTCGCGTCTGGTGGATGTGTGTCGTCAGGTCGATGCTCACACCGCCCGTTGGCGGCTCGATCCGCAGGAACGCAGGCGGCGGAAACCAGTCCGTCACCATCGCGAGCCAGGCGGCGTCAACCGTCCGGGGCTCCAGCGGCCGTACGTAGCCCTGGATCCTGGCCCGGTCGCTTCCCGAGAACGGCAGGCATCGCGGATCGAGAACGCCGTCGACCCGCTCGAAGTGGACCACGCGCCCACCCTCCATGCGCGTGCATTCCTCGGGATCAGGCAGGTCGATCGGCGAAGGTGTCTGCCACTCGACGCCCTCTCGGTCGACCATCAGGGTGAGGCGGGCCGTGAGCAGGAGCCTGCCGTCCTGGACGAGGTCGGCGACCATGGTCGAGAACGACCGCCCCTCGCGAACGGCGTGCACCGACAACGTCGCCGAGCCGACCTGTCCGGTGCGCAAGAAGCTCGTCGTTAACGTGCGAACCGAGCGGTCATCAACGAGCGCCTCCGCTCCCCTGACCGCGATGGCGCACATGTAGCCACCGTGCACCCCGACCAAGGAGGACCACCCGACGTCGAGCTCGACCGCGAACTCGCCGGGACGGCCATCGATCGGCACCACGGCAGTCGTGCGATCGAAGTCCGTCGGCTGCAGCGCCCCGTCGAGTTTCGTCACGCAACCCAGAATGGCAGGTTGAGTTGCGTGACGCAACTGACGTAGCATGGTGCTGTGCGCAAGGCCTCCTTCGCCGACATGAACTGCTCCATCGCCCAGACCCTCGAGGTCGTTGGCGAGTGGTGGACGCTGTTGATCCTGCGCGACTGCTTCCTCGGGGTCCGGCGCTTCGACGAGTTCGTCGAGCGCCTCGGCATCGCCCGCAACGTCCTCACCAGCCGGCTGGAGTCGCTCATCGATGCAGGGGTCCTCGAGCGACACCCCTATGACGAGGCACGCGGTCGCTACGACTACGCGCTCACCGACAAGGGTGAAGCGCTCTGGCCCGTCCTCACCGCCATGCGGCAGTGGGGCGACGAGTGGATCCTCGGCGCCGGGAACGAGCCGCTCCTCATCGAGCATCGCAGCTGCGGCCATGACACGACTGCGCGGCTGACATGCGACGCGTGCGGCGAGCACCTTGACGCTCGCTCAGTGCGCGCCAAGGCCGGGCCGGGCGCAGCATCGGAGCGAATCACCACCGGCTGACGCTCCGAATGTGAAATAGGCTCCTGACCTGGCAGTGCAGGTCAGGAGCCACGTTTCCCGGTCGGGCTGAGAGGATTCGAACCTCCGACCTCTTGACCCCCAGTCAAGCGCGCTAACCAAGCTGCGCCACAGCCCGTGAGGTCGCCACTCTAGCGGACCGCCGGAGTGGGCAAACCCCTTACGACAGCGCCAACGCCACCACCAGCACCACCACCAGCACGACCAGGAGCACGAGCAGCCAGAGGAGGCAACCGGTGCGCACCACCGGGTCCGGGGCCACGACCACCGGCGGCCGCCCCGGCTGGGTCACCACGATCCCTGGCGAGCCGCCTCCGCCCCGGTCCCACGTCACCACCTGCGTGTAGCTCCCGTCGCCGTGATCCACGACAGGCCCACTGGGCTCGCAGCCCGGGACCCCCGCCACGTCGAAGGCGTCAGGTCGGCCGGGGCCCAAGTGGTTGTCGTAGCGGTCTCGCGGTGTGAAGCGCACGTCGACCACATGCCTGCCGTCGGGCAGTCGGCCCCGGTCGTCGACCGACACCGTGGTGTGCCCGGGGTCGATGCCGACATCGACGTGCACCGACCAGAACGTCTCCCGCGTCCCCACGCAGTCGCCCCCGTAGGTGGCACGGGCATGGAACGTGTAGTCGCCCTCGACGGTGGTCAGCGCAGGCATCGGCAGGCCGAACAGCCCGTCAGGGTCCTCGGCCCCGTCGTCGTGCTCGCCGTCGTCGAACAGCATGTGCTCTTCCGTGACGCGCTGGTCGAGGTCGACGCCCGCTTCCTCCAACGACAACAACGTCGCTGTGCGGCCGCTCACCGGTTCGCCGTCGACGTCGTGGGCCGCCCGGCCCTCGGCGCCGACCAGTTCGTTGCCCGCTCCCCTGGCGGGCCGCGACACGGTGAGGGCCATGGCCGCCTCCAGCCGGGCGCCGTCGCCTCGCAACAGCCGAATGCGTGGGTTGAACGGGTCACCGGTGTACAGCGGCCGCTCCAACGGCTCAGGCCGCAGCCACGGCCCCCCGTCGGCCACCACGGCAATGAAGTACCGCTCTGCCGGGAAGCGGGCGGCACCCTGCTGGTCGTCGACGGCCACCCGACGCACCTCGTCGCCCCCGCCGAGGTCGGCTCGCGACACGAAGGCCTGCCACACGCCGTCACCGTCGGCGCCCACCGGCAGGGGCACCCGGAGGAAGTGCCACGTGTCGCCGCCCGACGATTCGACGCCCGCCGTCGAGGCGTCGACAGTGGCGCCCGACGGCGAGCGCAGCGACACGTTCAGCGCGGCACCTGGGCGCTCGTAGCCGACCACGACCGTGATGGTGGTCTCGCCGCACACGGCGACGTCGATCGGCGCCGAGCGCACGCTCCCGGCGGCGAGCACCCGGTCGGGGTCGGTGGAGATCCCTGCCTCGAAGATGTTGCCGAAGGCGAGCACGAAGTACTTCTTCAACTCCAGGCCTGACCCGGCCCGGGTGTAGAGGCCGCGGTGGCGGCGCGCCAGGTCGGACAGGCGCGGGCCGTCGAGCGCAGCGGGCGTGCCGAAGCCCACCACGTTGAGGATGGTGCTGCCCAGTTCGGGCTCCACGGCCGAGATCATCGGCGGCGTGTTCTCCAGCCCGTCGGTCATGAGCAGGATCGCCGCCGTGTTGGTGGTGGGGCCGGGTGTGGGCAATTGCTGCTGGGCCGTACGCAGCCCCCCGCCGATCGTCGTCATGCCACCGGGCGCGATGGCGCCCACCACGCCGCCGGAGTGACCGGGCGGGGGCCCGATGAGTGTGCCCTCGCGTGCAGGCGTGTGGGCGGCCAAGCCTGCGTCCAACGAGGGGGTGGTGCTGAAGCTGACGACCCCGGCGCGATGCCCGGCATTGGTGCGGAGGAGGTCGAGGAACAGCGCGGCGGCGCGGCGGGCCTCTTCGATCTTGGTGAGCCCTGCGGTGGCCCCGCTCGTCATGCTCATGCTTCCCGAGCGGTCGAGGACGACCATGACGTCAACCGGGCGCGTGGGCGGCGGTTCGGTGAGGAAGTCCTGGACGATGGCCGCCGACGCCTGGCCCTGATTGGAACACGCCCCTGGTGCCCAGTCGTTGACGGCGACGACGCGGCCCATCATGTCGATCACCGGCGACCCCGAGCTGCCGTTGTCGGAGTCGCACGCGTAGGTGATGACGGTGGGGGTCGCCTGCAGCACCTGGCACGTGGGATCGGTGGGCTTGCGCGACACCTTCTTCACCACGCCACGCGGGTGGTGCACGACAAAGAGCTCCTCCCCCACGGTCGGCAGGCCGGCGCGCATCGGCAACGGCGGCGGGAACCCGCCGACCGGTGTGTCGATCTGCAGCACCGAGTAGTCGAGCGGATCACGGGTGTCGCCCGGTGCGCGGGCGAAGCCGGTGCGCACGACCCGACGCATCTTGAAGAACTTCGGCGAATAGCCGGGCGGACGGGCCCCGGCGCAGTCGGTCTGGAAGTCGAGGGTAAACGACCCGGTGCGCGCTTCGGCATCGGTCGACACGCAGTGGCCCGCGGTGAGGATGAGGTCACTGTCGATCAACGCCGCGCTGCAACTCGACAGGTGGTCGCCGTGCGGGACGACGAGCATGCCGACGCTGCGCGCCACGTCGCGCATGAGGCCGGGCGGGAGGCAGTCGACGTTCTCCCACGAAGGGTTCGCCCCGTTGGGGCAGACCCCCAGGGCGTTGAAGTAGCTCGGCTCAGCGTACGGCGATGTCAGGAGGAACAGGTCGGCGTTGCTGTTCGTCGAGCCCCCACCGGCGAGGCCCTCCCCCCGGCCGTACTGGGTGAGGGTGGCCTGGCCCCCGCCGCCGTTGGGCACGAAGCGCACGACCACGCTGTTTCCGCCGACCGGCCTGCTCCAGAAGTCGGGGCCGTCAGCGGCCGTGAAGACGTCTGTGGCATAGCCGAGGTCGACCTCGATGCGCGCTCCGCCCGACAGCGTGGAGCCGGTGAAGTGGAGCATGAGGAACAACGTGCCGCCCGAAGCCGACGGCGGGCTGAACGTTGTCGTTGCTGCTCCAGGACCGAGCACGAGGCCAGGTGTGGTGAGCAGCGAACCCAGGCGATGTGACATGTACTTCCCCCCTTGCTTCGCCCCGCGGCGCGAACCCTACAGGGCCACGCTCAGAAGCGCGCCGTGAGCCATTCGACGCCCTGCCAGGCCCGGAAAACCAGGTAGAGCACGAGGGCCACGAGCAGCAGCTTGAAGTGCCACGGCACGGCAGGCACGTCTTCGACGGCAGCGTCCGCGATCACGCCGCCGCACGTGGGGCACTCGCCGCCCTCCCCCATCGACGGCGGCGTCCAGTACCGGCTGCAGCTCTCGCACCAGGGCATCAGCCCGCCCGACGCGAACGCGGCCCGGCGGCGGCTACCCGGCTGGGCACGGGGTGGCCCACCAGCGCGGCCACTTCCTGGCTCACCGCCAACAACGCCTCCAGGTCGATGCCAGTCGGCACGCCGAGGTCGTCGAGCAGGTGCACCAGGTCCTCGGTGGCCAGGTTGCCCGCCGCACCGGCGGCGAAGGGCGAGCCGCCCAGCCCGCCGACTGACGTGTCGAACCGGGTCACGCCCGCCTCCAGCGCGGCGAAGGCGTTGACCAACGCGGTCCCCCGCGTCTCGTGCAGGTGCAAGCCCGCGTCGACCCCGACGACATCGAGCAACTCTCGCACCCGGCGCGGCGTGGCCATGCCGGTGGTGTCGGCGTACGACAGCGAGGTGGCGCCCGCATCTGCCAACCGCAGGGCCAACGCGCCGACAGCGGACGGCAGGATGTCGCCTTCGTACGGCGACCCGAAGGCGCACGACACCACGGCGTCGACGGGCAGCGAGCCCACCGCCGCGCAGATCGACCGCACCGCCTCGACCGACTCGTCGATCGTCATGCGCACGTTCTTCTCGTTGTAGGCAGCCGACGCCGACACGGTGACGGTCAGCCCGTCGACCCCCGCCTCGACAGCCATCTCCGCGCCCCGCAGGTTGGGCACGAGGGCCAGGTACTCCACGCCGGGCTCCCGTCGCAGCGCCGCCATCACCTCGGCCGCGCCCGCCATCGACGGCACCGCCTTGGGCGACACGAACGACACCGCCTCGATGCACCGCACGCCGGCGGCGACGAGCCGCTCGATCAACCGCACCCGTGCTTCCACCGGCACCGGTTCTTCGGCCTGCAACCCGTCGCGCGGGCCGACCTCGCGGACGACGACCATCAGACCGGGGGCACGCCGTGGCGCCGTTCGCTGAACTGGCGGTCCTTGTTGGCGGCCAAGGCGAACCGGCGCACCACTTCGGCTCGCAGATCCTCGGGCTGCACCACGGCGTCGATGACCAGGTCGGCGGCAAGCCGCAGCAGGTCGACGTCGGCCTCGTACTCGTCACGCAGGCGGGCCACGTAGGCCTCGCGTTCGTCGGGGTCGTCGATCGCCGCGATCTTGTTGGCGTACACCGCGTTGACGGCGGCGTCGGGGCCCATGACGGCGATCTTGGCCGACGGCAAGGCGACCACTGCATCGGAACCGAAGGCAGGCCCGGCCATGGCGTAGAGCCCGGCCCCGTAGGCCTTGCGCAGGATGACCGACACCTTGGGCACCGTGGCCTCTGACACGGCGGTGATCATCTTGGCCCCGTGGCGGATGATGCCCTCGCGCTCAACCTGCGTGCCGATCATGAACCCGGGCACGTCGGCCAGGAACAGCAACGGCACGTTGAAGGCATCGCACTGCCAGATGAAGCGGGCCGCCTTGTCGGACGTGTCGGTGAACAGCACCCCGCCCTTTACCGCCGGGTTGTTGGCCACGATCCCGACGGGGTTGCCCTCGAGGTGGGCGAAGCCGACCACCAACTCGGGGGCGAAGAGGGGCTTCACCTCGAAGAACGAACCTTCGTCGACCAGGCAGTCGACCACCCGGTGGATGTCGTAGCCCTCGGTGTCGGCAGCCGGGATCATCGACGCGCTCAGCGCGCTCGCCGGCTTGCCCGGTTGCACCGGCGGCGGGGGCTCGCGCCACGAGCCCGGCAGGTACGAGAAGTACCAACGGGCCAGCTCCAGGGCCTCGGCGTCGGACGAAGCCAGGTTGTCGCCGCAGCCGCTCACGCTGGCGTGCATGCGGGCGCCGCCCATGTCCTCGAGCGTCGTCACCTCGCCGATGACCATCTCGGCCATGCGGGGCGAGCCCAGGTACATCGAGGCGTTGCCCTCGACCATGAACACCACGTCGCAGAAGGCGGGGATGTAGGCGCCGCCCGCCGCGGACGGCCCGAACAGGCAGCAGATCTGGGGCACCTTCCCTGACAACCGCACCTGGTTGTAGAAGATGCGCCCTGCGCCCCGCCGGCCCGGGAACAGCTCGACCTGGTCGGTGATGCGGGCGCCCGCCGAGTCGACCAGCCAGAAGACGGGCAGCTCGTGGTCGAGGGCGTATTCGGTCAGCCGAACGATCTTCTCGACGGTGCGCGCCCCCCACGACCCGGCCTTGACCGTGGGGTCGTTGGCCATGACGCACACGGGGCGGCCGTCGACCGTGCCCCGTCCCGTCACCACGCCGTCGGCGGGCAGGTCGGTGGCCCTGGCGTTGGCCAGCAGGCCGTCCTCCACGAACGAGCCGTCGTCGAGCAACAACGCCAGCCGGTCGCGCACGAAGAGCTTGCCCTGGCGGGCCAGCTTGTCGGCCTCCCGGGCCCGGTTCCCCTGCAGCGCCCGCCCCGTGGCGGCAGCGATGTCCTCGCTCACGTCAGGTCCGCCGGATGGCGAGGATGGCGACGTCGTCGCTCAAGGGCTCGCTGGCGAAGTCGCGGGCGGCCTCCAGCAGGTTCTTGCACAGCAGCGTCACGTCCTGCCCCGGGTCACGGCGCAGGATGCTACCGATGCGTTCCTCGCCGAAGAGGTGCTCGCCGTCGCGAGCCTCGGCCAATCCGTCGGTGTACATGAGCAACAGGTCGCCCGGCTCCAGCGGCACCTCACGGCTGGTGTAGCTGCCCTTGGGGTCGAGCGTCAGCAGCGGCCCGGTGGCCCGCAGCGCCCGCACCTCGCCGTCGTGCCACAGCCATGCCGCCGGGTGCCCGGCCGAGGCGAAGCGCAAGGTGTTGGCCGCTTGGTCGAAGACCACCGCGCACAACGACACCAGTTCTTCTGGCCGGCCGGTGGACGACAGCACCAGGTTGAGCTCCTCGATGGCCTGGGCCGGGTCGCGGTAGCGACGGAGGAAGACCCGCAGCAGGTACTTGACCTGGAAGGCGGTGATCGACGGCTCGATGCCGTGGCCGGCCACGTCGCCGATGACCGCCGCGATGCGCGACGGGGCCGTCTGGTAGAAGTCGAAGAAGTCGCCCGCCATGGCGCCGGTGCCCGGCTCGTACACCCGGCCCAGCTCGAAGCCCTCCACCACCGGCAGGTCGGTGGGGGCCAGGCGGGCGGCCCACGCCAGCGGCGCCGACTGCTCCTGGCGCAGCACCTCGCCGGCCCGCCGCTCGGCGGTGGCCAACGCCTCGGCCAGCGGCGCCTCGGCGAAGAACGACCGGGCCGAGCGCAACGACACGAAGACGGGCACGAGCAGCACGGCCAGCGGCAGGTCGAACACGTACTGCTCCGAGACCGACGACACGGCGATGCCCGCGGCGAGGATGGCGTAGAGGATCGTGGTGTGCAGGCTCTTGCGGAACGCCGATCGCACCAGGCGCGCCGCTTCCAACCCGCTGCCGGTCTCGCCGACATCGCCGAGGATGCGCTTCGACGCCCGGTCGAGCCGGACAGCCGAACGTCCCCAGACGTATGCGGCAGACAAGCACCCGAGCGCCACCACCAGGAGGACCAGGGCATGCATGCTCACCCGACGCTAGCCCCCCGCCCGCGTCGCACGTCGTTGGAGGGCATCAGCCCGCCCGCTTGCGGACCCGGAACTTCAGCGGCGTCGGCCCGAACTCGAAGTGCTCGCGGATCTTGCGTTCGATGTAGCGCAGGTAGGGCGCGGGCAACGTGTGATTGGAGAACAGGGTGAACGTGGGCGGATCGGTGGCGCCCTGGGTCGCATAGAGGATGCGAGCGCCGGGCGAGGCGTGCGCCGCCTGGGCCGCCTGCACCACCCGGTTGAGTTCCCCCGTCGGCACCCGGCGGTGGTAGGCGTCAATGGCCTGCTGCAAGGCGGGCAGCAGCTTGTGCACGCCCATGCCCGTCTTGGCGCTGATCTTCATCACCGGGGCGTAGCCGAGGAAGGCCAAGCGGTCGGCGATCATCTCGGTCACCGCCGCCTTGCCCTCGGCGTCGAGCGTCTCCCACTTGTTGAGCACGACGACCACGGGGTTGCCCGCGGCGTCGATGCGCTCGGCCAGCCGCTGGTCCTGATGGGTCACGCCTTCGGTGGCGTCGATGACCAACAGGGCGGCGTCGGCCCGGTCGATGGCCTGCAAGGCCCGCACCAACGAGTAGTACTCGGCCCCTTCGTCGATGCGCGACTTGCGGCGCATGCCCGCGGTGTCGACGAAGCGGATGGGACCGTCCTCGGTCTCCACCACCGTGTCGATGGTGTCGCGGGTGGTGCCCGGCATGTCGTGCACGATCGAGCGCTCGTCGCCGATGAGGCGGTTGAACAACGTCGACTTGCCCACGTTGGGCCGACCCACGATGGCCACCGCGGGCGTGCCGTCCGCCTCGTCCTCGGTGGGCTCGGCGAGGGGCGCCTCGTCTTCGGCGGGCAGCTGCTTGACCACCTCGTCGAGCAGGTCGCCGGTGCCCCGGCCGTGCAGGGCGCTGATGGGCCACGGGTCGCCGAGGCCCAGTCGGGTGAAGGCCCAGGCGTCGGCCTCCCGGTTGTGGTGGTCGACCTTGTTCGCCACCAGCAGCACCGGTCGACCGGTGCGACGCAACAACGCCGCCACCCGGTCGTCCTCGTCGGTGATGCCGACGGCGGCGTCGACCACAAACAGCAACAGGTCGGCTTCCTTGATGGCCCGCTCGGCCTGCTCGCTCACCTGGCGGTCGAGGGGGCGGTCGGTGTCGAGCCAGCCGCCGGTGTCGACCAGGTCGAACTCCACGCCGTTCCACTCGGCCTCGACCTTCTTGCGGTCGCGGGTGACGCCGGGCTGCTCCTGCACGATGGCTTCGCGGCGGCCGAGAATGCGGTTGACCAAGCTCGACTTGCCGACGTTGGGGCGGCCGACAACGGCGACCACGGGGCGCGCCATCAGGCGGCCAGCGCCCGGCGCAGGGACGCTCCGTCGGTGGGCACGACCTCGACGGCCTGGGGCAGGTCGTCGACGGTCATGCCGTCGAGGAACCGCCCTTGCGACAAGCACACGTCGGGCAGCAGGTAACGGTGCCCGGTCGGCTGGTCGGCCAACGTGCGGGCCACATCCGCGCCCACCATCAAGCCGGTGACGCCGATGTTGCCGCCGAAGAACTCGTTGCGGACCACGACGATGCGCACATCGGGCAGCAGCGGCCGCAACACGCGGGCGCCGTACTCCCCCGTGAGCACGGCGACGGGCGCGCCCGCCCGGGGGAGCAACGTGACCGTGCCCGCCGCCCGCGTCGCCCGGTAGCCCTCGGCGGGGGCGCCGTCGACGGCGGCGAAGAAGCCCGACTGCGGGCGGATGCCGTCGGCGTCGCCGTGCAATGCCAGTTCGAAGGCTCGGGCCATGCCGATGCCGTCCTCGTGCATGGGAAACCCTTCGTATGCCTCAGGTGCGGGGAACGGCCGTTCCGCCAGCAGGTAGTACTCGTCGGCCGCGAACACCAGCCGCCGCCCCAGCGCGGTGAGGAAGGCAGGCTGCCACTCCTCCACGCAGTCGAGCACGGCGGCGGCCTCGGCTTGGGTGTGGGGGCGCATCGACGGCTCGTTGGAGTACCGGCTCACGCCGAGGGGCACCACCGCCACCGACGCCAACTCGGGGTACACGTCGAGCACGCCGGCCATGGTGTCGTGCAGCACGCCGCCGTCGTTGATGCCGGGGCACACGACGACCTGCCCGTGCACCTCGATGCCGTGGTCGAGCAGCAGCCGCAGCCATCGCAGGCTCGTGGCCCCTCGCCGGTTGCGCAGCATGTCGGCCCGCACCGCCGGGTCGGTCGAGTGGATGCTGACGTAAAGCGGGCTGAGGTGCTCGGTCACCACCCGTTCCAGGTCGGCCTCGGTGAAGCGGGTGAGGGTGGTGAAGTTCCCGTACAGGAACGACAACCGGTAGTCGTCGTCCTTGAGGTACAGGCTGCGCCGCATGCCCTTGGGCAGTTGGTAGATGAAGCAGAACTCGCAGTGGTTGTCGCACGTGCGCACCCGGTCGAACAGGGCCGACTCGATCTCGGCGCCCAGCGGCGCGCCCGCGTCCTTCTCGATCGTCAACGTGACGTCCAAGCCGCCGCGCGAAACGTCGAGCTCGACCTCGGGCTCGTCGGTCAGGAAGCGGTATTCGATGACATCACGGGGGGACTGGCCGTTCACGGCGACGATCTCGTCACCCGGCTGGAGCCCCGCCCGGGCGGCCGGCGACGCAGGGTCGACGGCTACCACTCGGGGCAGCGACATGCCCGCCAGGATACCGGCCGGGCACCGATAGCCTCTAGGGCGTGCCTGTCGAACGTGTCTATTTGGCTGCTCCCCGTGGTTTCTGCGCGGGCGTGGAGATGGCCATCAAGGCGCTGGCGTGGATGGTGCGGGTCTTCGACCCGCCCGTGTACTGCTACCACGAGATCGTGCACAACCGGGTGGTCGTCGACCGCTTCCGCGAGCTCGGCGTGGTGTTCGTCGACGACGTGGGCGAGGTGCCCGCGGGCGCACCCCTCATGCTCAGCGCCCACGGTTCTGCCCCGTCGGTGGTGGCGGCCGCCCGGGCCAACGGCGGCGTGGTGGTCGACGCCGTGTGCCCGTTGGTCACCAAGGTGCACCACGAGGTGAAGGTGCGCGCAGGCAAGGGCTACACCGTCGTGTACGTGGGCCACGAGGGCCACGACGA
Protein-coding regions in this window:
- a CDS encoding thioesterase family protein, producing MTKLDGALQPTDFDRTTAVVPIDGRPGEFAVELDVGWSSLVGVHGGYMCAIAVRGAEALVDDRSVRTLTTSFLRTGQVGSATLSVHAVREGRSFSTMVADLVQDGRLLLTARLTLMVDREGVEWQTPSPIDLPDPEECTRMEGGRVVHFERVDGVLDPRCLPFSGSDRARIQGYVRPLEPRTVDAAWLAMVTDWFPPPAFLRIEPPTGGVSIDLTTHIHQTRVSLDDGDWLTGAFEIETSSAGLATEHGRIARRDGTLVAESFQTRLMTQG
- a CDS encoding helix-turn-helix domain-containing protein; protein product: MRKASFADMNCSIAQTLEVVGEWWTLLILRDCFLGVRRFDEFVERLGIARNVLTSRLESLIDAGVLERHPYDEARGRYDYALTDKGEALWPVLTAMRQWGDEWILGAGNEPLLIEHRSCGHDTTARLTCDACGEHLDARSVRAKAGPGAASERITTG
- a CDS encoding trypsin-like peptidase domain-containing protein codes for the protein MSHRLGSLLTTPGLVLGPGAATTTFSPPSASGGTLFLMLHFTGSTLSGGARIEVDLGYATDVFTAADGPDFWSRPVGGNSVVVRFVPNGGGGQATLTQYGRGEGLAGGGSTNSNADLFLLTSPYAEPSYFNALGVCPNGANPSWENVDCLPPGLMRDVARSVGMLVVPHGDHLSSCSAALIDSDLILTAGHCVSTDAEARTGSFTLDFQTDCAGARPPGYSPKFFKMRRVVRTGFARAPGDTRDPLDYSVLQIDTPVGGFPPPLPMRAGLPTVGEELFVVHHPRGVVKKVSRKPTDPTCQVLQATPTVITYACDSDNGSSGSPVIDMMGRVVAVNDWAPGACSNQGQASAAIVQDFLTEPPPTRPVDVMVVLDRSGSMSMTSGATAGLTKIEEARRAAALFLDLLRTNAGHRAGVVSFSTTPSLDAGLAAHTPAREGTLIGPPPGHSGGVVGAIAPGGMTTIGGGLRTAQQQLPTPGPTTNTAAILLMTDGLENTPPMISAVEPELGSTILNVVGFGTPAALDGPRLSDLARRHRGLYTRAGSGLELKKYFVLAFGNIFEAGISTDPDRVLAAGSVRSAPIDVAVCGETTITVVVGYERPGAALNVSLRSPSGATVDASTAGVESSGGDTWHFLRVPLPVGADGDGVWQAFVSRADLGGGDEVRRVAVDDQQGAARFPAERYFIAVVADGGPWLRPEPLERPLYTGDPFNPRIRLLRGDGARLEAAMALTVSRPARGAGNELVGAEGRAAHDVDGEPVSGRTATLLSLEEAGVDLDQRVTEEHMLFDDGEHDDGAEDPDGLFGLPMPALTTVEGDYTFHARATYGGDCVGTRETFWSVHVDVGIDPGHTTVSVDDRGRLPDGRHVVDVRFTPRDRYDNHLGPGRPDAFDVAGVPGCEPSGPVVDHGDGSYTQVVTWDRGGGGSPGIVVTQPGRPPVVVAPDPVVRTGCLLWLLVLLVVLVVVLVVALALS
- a CDS encoding hydroxymethylglutaryl-CoA lyase, which encodes MVVVREVGPRDGLQAEEPVPVEARVRLIERLVAAGVRCIEAVSFVSPKAVPSMAGAAEVMAALRREPGVEYLALVPNLRGAEMAVEAGVDGLTVTVSASAAYNEKNVRMTIDESVEAVRSICAAVGSLPVDAVVSCAFGSPYEGDILPSAVGALALRLADAGATSLSYADTTGMATPRRVRELLDVVGVDAGLHLHETRGTALVNAFAALEAGVTRFDTSVGGLGGSPFAAGAAGNLATEDLVHLLDDLGVPTGIDLEALLAVSQEVAALVGHPVPSRVAAAGPRSRRAG
- a CDS encoding acyl-CoA carboxylase subunit beta; the encoded protein is MSEDIAAATGRALQGNRAREADKLARQGKLFVRDRLALLLDDGSFVEDGLLANARATDLPADGVVTGRGTVDGRPVCVMANDPTVKAGSWGARTVEKIVRLTEYALDHELPVFWLVDSAGARITDQVELFPGRRGAGRIFYNQVRLSGKVPQICCLFGPSAAGGAYIPAFCDVVFMVEGNASMYLGSPRMAEMVIGEVTTLEDMGGARMHASVSGCGDNLASSDAEALELARWYFSYLPGSWREPPPPVQPGKPASALSASMIPAADTEGYDIHRVVDCLVDEGSFFEVKPLFAPELVVGFAHLEGNPVGIVANNPAVKGGVLFTDTSDKAARFIWQCDAFNVPLLFLADVPGFMIGTQVEREGIIRHGAKMITAVSEATVPKVSVILRKAYGAGLYAMAGPAFGSDAVVALPSAKIAVMGPDAAVNAVYANKIAAIDDPDEREAYVARLRDEYEADVDLLRLAADLVIDAVVQPEDLRAEVVRRFALAANKDRQFSERRHGVPPV
- a CDS encoding PP2C family protein-serine/threonine phosphatase, with the protein product MHALVLLVVALGCLSAAYVWGRSAVRLDRASKRILGDVGETGSGLEAARLVRSAFRKSLHTTILYAILAAGIAVSSVSEQYVFDLPLAVLLVPVFVSLRSARSFFAEAPLAEALATAERRAGEVLRQEQSAPLAWAARLAPTDLPVVEGFELGRVYEPGTGAMAGDFFDFYQTAPSRIAAVIGDVAGHGIEPSITAFQVKYLLRVFLRRYRDPAQAIEELNLVLSSTGRPEELVSLCAVVFDQAANTLRFASAGHPAAWLWHDGEVRALRATGPLLTLDPKGSYTSREVPLEPGDLLLMYTDGLAEARDGEHLFGEERIGSILRRDPGQDVTLLCKNLLEAARDFASEPLSDDVAILAIRRT
- the der gene encoding ribosome biogenesis GTPase Der; this translates as MARPVVAVVGRPNVGKSSLVNRILGRREAIVQEQPGVTRDRKKVEAEWNGVEFDLVDTGGWLDTDRPLDRQVSEQAERAIKEADLLLFVVDAAVGITDEDDRVAALLRRTGRPVLLVANKVDHHNREADAWAFTRLGLGDPWPISALHGRGTGDLLDEVVKQLPAEDEAPLAEPTEDEADGTPAVAIVGRPNVGKSTLFNRLIGDERSIVHDMPGTTRDTIDTVVETEDGPIRFVDTAGMRRKSRIDEGAEYYSLVRALQAIDRADAALLVIDATEGVTHQDQRLAERIDAAGNPVVVVLNKWETLDAEGKAAVTEMIADRLAFLGYAPVMKISAKTGMGVHKLLPALQQAIDAYHRRVPTGELNRVVQAAQAAHASPGARILYATQGATDPPTFTLFSNHTLPAPYLRYIERKIREHFEFGPTPLKFRVRKRAG
- a CDS encoding DUF512 domain-containing protein — protein: MSLPRVVAVDPASPAARAGLQPGDEIVAVNGQSPRDVIEYRFLTDEPEVELDVSRGGLDVTLTIEKDAGAPLGAEIESALFDRVRTCDNHCEFCFIYQLPKGMRRSLYLKDDDYRLSFLYGNFTTLTRFTEADLERVVTEHLSPLYVSIHSTDPAVRADMLRNRRGATSLRWLRLLLDHGIEVHGQVVVCPGINDGGVLHDTMAGVLDVYPELASVAVVPLGVSRYSNEPSMRPHTQAEAAAVLDCVEEWQPAFLTALGRRLVFAADEYYLLAERPFPAPEAYEGFPMHEDGIGMARAFELALHGDADGIRPQSGFFAAVDGAPAEGYRATRAAGTVTLLPRAGAPVAVLTGEYGARVLRPLLPDVRIVVVRNEFFGGNIGVTGLMVGADVARTLADQPTGHRYLLPDVCLSQGRFLDGMTVDDLPQAVEVVPTDGASLRRALAA